From the genome of Hymenobacter cellulosilyticus, one region includes:
- a CDS encoding ABA4-like family protein: MTLSPDSLFHLATNLVLPGWLLLIFAPRWRVTRWVVGSGALPLVLAALYAACIGWHYFSGAAQQGGFGSLADVAALFQDPWALLAGWVHYLCFDLAVGAWVSRDAQRRGLPHLLLVPALLLTFLFGPVGFLLYHLLRRFYALPAPAPALT, from the coding sequence ATGACCCTATCCCCCGACTCGCTTTTTCACCTGGCCACCAACCTGGTTTTGCCGGGCTGGCTGCTGCTCATTTTTGCCCCGCGCTGGCGCGTCACGCGCTGGGTAGTGGGCAGCGGGGCGCTGCCGCTGGTGCTGGCCGCACTCTACGCCGCCTGCATCGGGTGGCACTACTTCAGCGGCGCGGCCCAGCAAGGCGGCTTTGGCTCCCTGGCCGACGTGGCGGCCTTGTTTCAGGACCCGTGGGCGCTGCTGGCCGGCTGGGTGCATTACCTCTGCTTTGATCTGGCTGTGGGGGCCTGGGTTAGCCGCGACGCCCAGCGCCGGGGCCTGCCCCACCTGCTGCTGGTACCCGCGCTGCTGCTGACTTTTCTCTTCGGGCCCGTCGGCTTTTTGCTCTACCACCTGCTGCGCCGCTTCTACGCCTTGCCCGCCCCGGCTCCGGCGCTGACCTGA
- a CDS encoding DUF2867 domain-containing protein — MSRLAVDLVPLPLHSALAATPADYTDAYRVALPAYLPQQAEAVAWRLFGQGPAWVRRLMQLRDWLVRPFGLTTFPVANLPAYGTPLVTGSRIGPFQVFSVSAQEVILGQDDRHLNFRASVLVAGAEPAVVVTTVVQFHNWFGRAYFALIRPFHHLVVPALLRYALRHSAPPITA, encoded by the coding sequence ATGTCCCGCCTTGCCGTTGACCTCGTGCCCCTACCTCTCCACAGCGCCCTAGCCGCCACTCCCGCCGACTACACCGACGCCTACCGAGTAGCTTTGCCCGCTTACCTACCCCAGCAAGCCGAGGCGGTGGCCTGGCGGCTGTTTGGCCAAGGGCCGGCCTGGGTGCGCCGCCTCATGCAGCTGCGCGACTGGCTGGTGCGCCCCTTCGGCCTGACGACGTTTCCCGTTGCAAACCTCCCAGCCTACGGGACGCCGCTGGTGACTGGCAGTCGGATTGGGCCGTTTCAGGTATTCAGCGTGAGTGCCCAGGAAGTTATTCTGGGGCAAGACGACCGGCATCTCAACTTTCGGGCATCAGTGCTGGTAGCGGGGGCCGAGCCGGCGGTTGTCGTCACGACGGTGGTGCAGTTTCATAATTGGTTTGGCCGGGCCTATTTTGCCCTGATTCGGCCGTTTCACCACCTGGTGGTGCCGGCCTTGCTGCGCTACGCCCTACGCCATTCTGCTCCGCCCATCACGGCTTAA
- a CDS encoding sensor histidine kinase has translation MNDRRLRLLGIPVLAVLIALLSLRELPTRPNMVMVLVHLAVSLLFTSTLWLGTSTIWNRLLRRFPRVEQTRRRLWLLTLLGVLYTAAGSAALVAFLHLLLPAYFFLTARDLFTQITFNLIPTLLVMMLYESIHFFEQWEHNVRRAEQLTRAGVQSQLEALQNQLDPHFLFNSLNTLAALIDEANAPAQDFVAQLADVYRYVLLNRDRPTVPLSEELAFVETYVALQKTRFRDNLRVTQQIPPQLLTRQVAPLSVQLLVENALKHNVVSREHPLDITIRADEASGYIVVQNTFRPRAAGLGPSTGLGLQNTRHRYELLQAPGPVRIEATEAAFTVYLPLLPA, from the coding sequence ATGAACGACCGTCGTCTGCGGCTGCTGGGCATTCCGGTGCTGGCCGTGCTCATTGCCCTGCTCAGTCTGCGCGAGCTGCCCACCCGGCCCAATATGGTGATGGTGCTGGTGCACCTGGCCGTTTCCCTGCTTTTTACGTCCACGCTCTGGCTGGGCACCAGCACCATCTGGAACCGCCTGCTGCGCCGTTTCCCCCGGGTAGAGCAAACCCGGCGGCGGCTGTGGCTGCTCACCCTGCTGGGCGTGCTGTACACGGCCGCGGGCAGCGCGGCGCTGGTGGCCTTTCTGCACCTGCTGCTGCCGGCTTATTTTTTCCTGACGGCCCGGGACCTGTTCACCCAGATTACCTTCAACCTGATTCCAACGCTGCTGGTGATGATGCTCTACGAAAGCATCCACTTCTTTGAGCAGTGGGAGCACAACGTGCGCCGGGCCGAGCAGCTGACCCGGGCCGGGGTGCAAAGCCAGCTCGAAGCCCTGCAAAACCAGCTCGACCCGCACTTTCTCTTCAACAGCCTCAATACGCTGGCCGCCCTCATCGACGAAGCCAACGCCCCGGCCCAGGACTTTGTGGCCCAGCTGGCCGATGTGTACCGCTACGTGCTGCTGAACCGGGACCGGCCCACCGTGCCGCTGAGCGAGGAATTGGCCTTTGTGGAAACCTACGTAGCCCTGCAAAAAACCCGCTTCCGCGACAATCTACGCGTTACGCAGCAGATTCCGCCCCAACTGCTCACCCGACAGGTGGCCCCGTTGAGCGTGCAACTGCTGGTAGAAAATGCCCTGAAGCACAACGTAGTCAGCCGGGAGCATCCACTAGACATCACCATCCGGGCCGACGAAGCCAGTGGCTATATCGTGGTGCAGAACACGTTCAGGCCCCGGGCCGCCGGCCTGGGGCCCAGCACCGGGCTGGGCCTGCAAAACACCCGGCACCGCTACGAGCTGCTGCAGGCCCCCGGGCCGGTGCGCATCGAAGCCACGGAGGCGGCCTTTACGGTATATCTGCCCCTACTGCCGGCCTAA
- a CDS encoding DoxX family protein, which produces MLLFTGAGHFAFTKGMMLMLPDFVPARKAVVWLTGGLEIAAAIGLLVPSLRPTTGELLIWFFVLVLPANIHAARTWLNYETGTDDGYGPVYLWFRIPLQLFFIDWVWYFAVYLPDSDLL; this is translated from the coding sequence ATGCTGCTCTTCACTGGGGCCGGGCACTTTGCCTTCACGAAGGGCATGATGCTGATGCTGCCCGACTTTGTGCCGGCCCGCAAAGCCGTGGTCTGGCTTACGGGAGGGCTGGAAATAGCGGCGGCCATCGGCTTGCTGGTACCGAGCCTGCGCCCTACCACCGGCGAGCTGCTCATCTGGTTTTTCGTGCTGGTTTTGCCGGCCAATATTCACGCGGCCCGCACTTGGCTCAACTACGAAACCGGAACCGACGACGGCTATGGCCCGGTCTATTTATGGTTTCGTATCCCGCTGCAACTGTTCTTTATTGACTGGGTCTGGTACTTTGCCGTCTACCTCCCCGATTCGGACCTGTTGTAA
- a CDS encoding LytR/AlgR family response regulator transcription factor: protein MTVLLLEDEYPAAERLQRLLLQAAPDAHVAAVLDTVAGAVAWLTENPAPDLIISDIHLADGLSLDVFDQLVVRSPVIFATAYDAYALRAFKANSIDYLLKPIKLAELQAALAKLREWQQPAAPARQLESLRDSLPRPERQYKTRFLVRTGEQLLPCPVGAVAWFQSRHEVTTLVATDGRRFVVDYTLEQLESLLDPNQFFRLNRQYIAHLQAVQRLHPHFNGKLKLDLTPAPTEEVMVSKEKAGAFKSWLEG, encoded by the coding sequence ATGACCGTACTACTGCTCGAAGACGAGTATCCGGCCGCCGAGCGGCTGCAGCGCCTGCTGCTCCAAGCCGCCCCCGACGCCCACGTGGCCGCCGTACTCGACACGGTGGCCGGAGCCGTGGCCTGGCTTACGGAGAACCCCGCCCCCGACCTTATCATTTCCGACATTCACCTGGCCGACGGTCTGAGCCTGGACGTCTTCGACCAGCTGGTGGTGCGCAGCCCGGTCATTTTTGCCACCGCCTACGACGCCTACGCCCTGCGTGCTTTCAAGGCCAACAGCATTGATTATCTGCTCAAGCCCATCAAGCTGGCCGAGTTGCAGGCGGCGCTGGCCAAGCTGCGCGAATGGCAGCAGCCCGCCGCCCCGGCCCGGCAGCTGGAAAGTCTGCGCGACAGTTTGCCCCGGCCCGAGCGACAGTACAAAACCCGCTTTCTGGTGCGCACCGGCGAGCAGCTGCTGCCCTGCCCCGTGGGCGCGGTAGCCTGGTTTCAGAGCCGCCACGAAGTCACGACGCTGGTAGCCACCGACGGCCGCCGCTTCGTGGTCGACTACACGCTGGAGCAACTGGAAAGCCTGCTGGACCCCAATCAGTTTTTCCGCCTCAACCGCCAATACATTGCCCACCTGCAGGCCGTGCAGCGCCTGCACCCCCATTTCAACGGCAAGCTCAAGCTCGACCTCACCCCCGCTCCCACCGAGGAAGTCATGGTCAGCAAGGAAAAAGCCGGCGCCTTCAAGTCTTGGCTGGAGGGGTAG
- a CDS encoding LytR/AlgR family response regulator transcription factor has translation MNAFVIEDEPLAARRLTDLLRRQRPSVEVLATADSVEAAVVLLQTAATPPDVLFLDIHLSDGLSFELFEKAEVRCPVIFTTAYDAYALRAFKVNSIDYLLKPIDEDELQAALHKLQSLQRAAAVPAPAFDASLLTQVLQQLQPQNQYKKQFVVKVGEHLKVIPVDNISYFFSLEKATFLQTRENRRFVIDQTLEQLEKLLDPRQFFRLNRAYYVQHDAIQDIIHYTNSRLKTVLAPAAPEGDVLISRERVPAFRAWLER, from the coding sequence ATGAATGCCTTCGTGATTGAAGACGAGCCGCTGGCAGCCCGGCGCCTGACCGATTTGCTGCGCCGGCAACGTCCGTCGGTGGAAGTACTGGCCACGGCCGATTCGGTGGAGGCCGCCGTGGTGCTGCTTCAAACCGCTGCTACGCCGCCCGACGTGCTGTTTCTGGATATTCACCTTTCCGACGGGTTGAGCTTCGAGCTGTTTGAAAAGGCCGAGGTGCGCTGCCCGGTTATCTTCACCACGGCCTACGACGCCTACGCCCTGCGCGCCTTCAAGGTCAACAGCATCGACTACCTGCTCAAGCCCATCGACGAGGACGAGCTGCAGGCCGCGTTGCACAAGCTGCAAAGCTTGCAGCGGGCTGCTGCCGTCCCGGCTCCGGCCTTCGACGCTAGTCTGCTGACCCAGGTGTTGCAGCAGCTGCAGCCCCAGAACCAGTACAAAAAGCAGTTTGTGGTAAAAGTAGGGGAGCATCTGAAGGTGATTCCGGTAGACAACATCAGCTACTTCTTCAGTCTGGAAAAGGCCACCTTCCTGCAAACCCGCGAAAACCGCCGCTTCGTTATCGACCAGACCCTGGAGCAACTGGAAAAGCTGCTGGACCCGCGGCAGTTTTTCCGCCTCAACCGGGCCTACTACGTGCAACACGACGCCATTCAGGACATCATTCACTACACCAACAGCCGCCTGAAAACCGTGCTGGCCCCCGCCGCCCCCGAAGGCGACGTGCTCATCAGCCGCGAAAGAGTCCCCGCCTTCCGCGCCTGGCTGGAAAGGTGA
- a CDS encoding DUF6463 family protein, protein MKRWIGRTLLGIGLLHTVFAIVVFSPIWAALVREGLLNTVNQQPLREAAYWFLFFGFVVLLLGALIDWCEAQGSRLPVFLGWGLLAMTIVGVVVMPVSGMWLALIPAIGLIRQQAAPALKELA, encoded by the coding sequence ATGAAGCGTTGGATTGGACGGACCCTGCTAGGCATCGGGCTGCTGCATACGGTATTTGCAATAGTGGTTTTTAGCCCGATTTGGGCGGCGCTTGTTCGGGAAGGCCTGTTGAATACCGTAAACCAGCAGCCTCTGCGCGAAGCCGCTTACTGGTTTCTGTTCTTTGGGTTTGTGGTCTTGCTGTTGGGCGCCTTGATTGACTGGTGCGAGGCACAGGGAAGCCGGCTGCCAGTGTTTTTAGGCTGGGGGCTGTTGGCCATGACCATAGTCGGGGTGGTCGTGATGCCCGTCAGCGGCATGTGGCTAGCTCTTATTCCCGCTATCGGCCTTATCCGCCAGCAGGCGGCACCGGCACTGAAAGAATTAGCCTAA
- a CDS encoding sensor histidine kinase — MPPLRAKRSWQRLLLSLLAVSVTISFFTCLSCLDNPRRLLVNFGFTSIYTVGLWLTNGYAVDWLDKYVGWKQAPGRRLLYTLLVSLGGSFVVIVLVQALIVLYEHDSLSELWSPRRAGSYFFPLATTAMISLFLHSRSFLLGWREALLRNERLQKEMAQAEAESLRQQLDPHFMFNALNALTSLVEEEPKLAVRFIRQLSQVYRYVLDARQREVVPLADELEFAKSYLFLQNIRYGAALHVELPRPQEVPANVVVPPLSLQLLLENALKHNAASVSQPLHLRIALDCAGKCLTVSNTLRPAAWPPANPLALGYPT, encoded by the coding sequence TTGCCGCCGCTACGGGCCAAGCGCTCCTGGCAGCGGTTGCTGCTGAGCCTGCTGGCCGTGTCGGTTACTATCAGCTTTTTCACCTGCCTGAGTTGCCTGGATAACCCGCGCAGGCTGCTGGTAAACTTCGGGTTCACGTCCATTTACACGGTGGGGCTGTGGCTAACCAATGGCTATGCCGTCGACTGGCTCGACAAATACGTGGGCTGGAAACAAGCGCCTGGCAGGCGGCTGTTGTACACGCTGCTGGTGTCGCTGGGCGGCTCATTTGTGGTGATTGTACTGGTCCAGGCGTTAATTGTGCTCTACGAGCACGACAGCCTGAGTGAGCTATGGTCGCCGCGGCGGGCTGGGTCTTACTTCTTTCCACTGGCTACCACGGCCATGATTTCGCTGTTTCTGCACAGCCGCTCATTTTTGCTGGGCTGGCGCGAGGCCCTGCTGCGCAACGAGCGGCTGCAGAAGGAAATGGCCCAGGCCGAGGCCGAGTCGCTGCGCCAACAGCTCGACCCGCACTTTATGTTCAACGCCCTGAACGCCCTGACTTCGCTCGTAGAAGAGGAACCCAAGCTGGCCGTGCGCTTTATCCGCCAACTCTCGCAAGTGTACCGCTACGTGCTCGATGCCCGGCAGCGGGAGGTGGTACCCCTGGCCGACGAGCTGGAATTCGCCAAATCCTACCTGTTTCTGCAGAATATCCGCTACGGCGCGGCTTTGCACGTGGAGCTGCCTAGGCCACAAGAGGTGCCGGCCAACGTGGTGGTGCCGCCGCTGAGCTTGCAGCTGCTGCTCGAAAATGCCCTCAAGCACAACGCGGCCAGCGTGAGCCAGCCCCTGCACCTGCGCATAGCCCTGGACTGCGCCGGCAAGTGCCTGACGGTAAGTAACACGCTGCGCCCCGCCGCCTGGCCCCCGGCGAATCCCTTGGCATTGGGTTACCCAACCTGA
- a CDS encoding TonB-dependent receptor: MKRLLPLFLLLLTLAFATQAQTTTTLTGTVRDASGQPLPGANVFLKTTFDGASTDTLGRFRFSTRSTGTLPLVVTLLGYQLQEQPVALTGTAQRFTITLKAVRNQLGDVVITSGTFEASDTKRNTTFSSRDVVTTAGASADVAGALNTMPGTTRNGEEGKLFVRGGAAGETRQYLDGVPLQSPYNAAVSGMPARGRFSPMLFKGMAFSTGGYSAEYGQALSAVVALTSEDLAPETQTGISLLSLGSLSLSHQHRFERASVAVTADYMNMRPYFGLVPQQMLTAYESGGGSVALRQKTGELGMLKVYGAYTQQRIGARQPNAEWEGGQPVNLSSNNTYLNTTFRSPLVRGWSVQTGVAATRDNQTSSVTTRDAAAQQDREQSMQELEQSLVGRLMLTNDSASAYWNLKVGLEGLVQRNEQRFVAEPYHKTLGQSEQRLAGFAESDIAFSNQLVGRVGGRAEYSAVLGRWNAAPRLALAYQLNERSQLSGAWGYFFQNPGTDLLLRVDSPERLRFERAQHLQLTYLRTHDNRTLRLEAYSKTYAHLVRFDLQGVYNPQQVLAADPASYRSTGTGYARGLDLLWRDKKTVKNADYWVSYGFIDTRRQQRFDPVLAVPTFAARHNLNLVGKYWVGKMHTQFGATYTYNSPRVYYNPNRLSGYNQDRLPSFQDLSLNASYLTKLWNNFTIVHVSCTNVLGRQNVYGYRYSTTKDASGQYASTAVLPSAPACSSWPC, translated from the coding sequence ATGAAACGTCTGCTACCCCTGTTCCTGCTGCTGCTGACCCTGGCCTTTGCCACGCAGGCCCAAACTACAACCACGCTTACCGGCACCGTGCGCGACGCCAGCGGCCAGCCACTGCCCGGCGCCAACGTGTTCCTGAAAACCACCTTCGACGGGGCCAGCACCGACACGCTGGGCCGCTTCCGGTTCAGCACCCGCAGCACCGGTACCCTGCCCCTGGTCGTTACCCTGCTCGGCTACCAGCTGCAGGAGCAGCCCGTAGCCCTGACCGGCACCGCTCAGCGCTTTACTATTACCCTCAAAGCCGTGCGCAACCAGCTCGGCGACGTAGTCATCACCTCGGGCACCTTCGAGGCCAGCGACACTAAGCGCAACACCACTTTTTCGTCCCGGGACGTGGTAACCACCGCCGGCGCTTCGGCCGACGTGGCCGGGGCCCTGAACACCATGCCCGGCACCACCCGCAACGGGGAAGAAGGCAAGCTATTCGTGCGTGGCGGAGCAGCCGGCGAAACCCGGCAGTATCTGGATGGGGTGCCCCTGCAAAGTCCCTACAACGCGGCCGTGTCGGGCATGCCGGCCCGGGGGCGCTTCTCGCCCATGCTCTTCAAGGGCATGGCCTTCAGCACCGGCGGCTACTCGGCCGAGTACGGGCAGGCCCTGTCGGCGGTGGTGGCCCTGACTTCGGAAGATCTGGCTCCCGAAACCCAGACCGGCATTTCCCTGCTCTCGTTGGGCAGCCTGAGCCTGTCGCACCAGCACCGCTTCGAGCGGGCCTCGGTGGCCGTCACCGCCGACTACATGAACATGCGGCCCTACTTCGGGCTGGTGCCCCAGCAAATGCTGACGGCCTATGAGTCGGGCGGCGGCTCGGTAGCCTTGCGGCAGAAAACCGGCGAGCTGGGCATGCTCAAAGTGTACGGGGCCTACACCCAACAGCGCATCGGGGCCCGGCAGCCCAACGCCGAGTGGGAAGGCGGCCAGCCCGTGAATTTGAGCTCCAACAACACCTACCTGAACACCACCTTCCGCAGTCCGCTGGTGCGGGGCTGGTCGGTGCAAACCGGGGTGGCCGCCACCCGCGACAATCAGACCTCCAGCGTCACCACCCGCGACGCCGCCGCGCAGCAAGACCGGGAGCAGAGCATGCAGGAGCTGGAGCAAAGCTTAGTGGGCCGCCTGATGCTGACCAACGACTCGGCCAGCGCCTACTGGAACCTGAAAGTGGGTCTGGAAGGGTTGGTGCAGCGCAACGAGCAACGCTTCGTGGCCGAGCCCTATCACAAAACCCTGGGCCAAAGTGAGCAGCGCCTGGCCGGCTTTGCCGAGTCGGATATTGCCTTCAGCAACCAGCTGGTGGGCCGGGTAGGCGGCCGGGCCGAGTACTCGGCCGTGCTGGGCCGCTGGAACGCTGCGCCCCGCCTGGCACTGGCCTACCAGCTCAATGAGAGAAGCCAGCTTTCGGGCGCCTGGGGCTACTTTTTTCAGAACCCCGGCACCGATTTGCTCCTGCGCGTGGACAGCCCCGAGCGGCTGCGCTTCGAGCGGGCCCAGCACCTGCAGCTTACCTACCTGCGCACCCACGACAACCGCACCCTGCGCCTGGAAGCCTACTCCAAAACCTACGCCCACCTCGTGCGCTTCGACCTGCAGGGCGTGTACAACCCCCAGCAAGTACTTGCCGCCGACCCGGCCAGCTACCGGAGCACCGGCACCGGCTACGCCCGCGGCCTGGACCTGCTGTGGCGCGACAAAAAGACCGTGAAGAATGCGGATTACTGGGTAAGCTACGGCTTTATCGACACCCGCCGGCAGCAGCGCTTCGACCCGGTGCTGGCCGTGCCGACCTTCGCCGCCCGCCACAACCTGAACCTGGTGGGCAAGTACTGGGTGGGCAAGATGCACACCCAGTTTGGGGCCACCTACACCTACAACAGCCCCCGCGTTTACTACAACCCCAACCGCCTGAGCGGCTACAACCAGGACCGCCTACCCAGCTTCCAGGACCTGAGCCTGAACGCCAGCTACCTGACCAAGCTCTGGAACAACTTCACCATCGTGCACGTGAGCTGCACCAACGTGCTGGGCCGCCAGAATGTGTACGGCTACCGCTACAGCACCACTAAGGATGCCAGCGGACAGTACGCCAGCACCGCCGTGCTGCCCTCGGCCCCCGCATGCTCTTCGTGGCCCTGCTGA
- a CDS encoding DUF433 domain-containing protein: MPYYKWYWDETTGTIPTNSWGTSWHYYETDGAGTVVRQVEVFANGQALKYDAEYDEDRYGGLAEAPITAADVEEFGLISIDGREFGQVWVSTSYDRYPEIVVTTDCLWGQPRLDGRRLAVGDIVCLVDRYQSLSETLADFELSLQQIKQALRYCRTLQCVQDLPLRFCHNCTLRVRQDDVSDGEEEDNWVRAERLYQQYFA; encoded by the coding sequence ATGCCGTATTACAAGTGGTATTGGGACGAAACGACGGGGACTATTCCAACTAATAGCTGGGGCACCTCCTGGCATTACTACGAAACTGATGGTGCCGGAACGGTCGTCCGGCAGGTGGAAGTCTTTGCCAATGGCCAGGCGCTCAAATACGATGCGGAATACGACGAGGATAGGTATGGCGGCTTGGCGGAAGCGCCCATTACGGCCGCGGACGTGGAGGAATTTGGGCTGATTAGCATCGACGGCAGGGAGTTCGGGCAGGTGTGGGTGAGTACTTCGTATGACCGGTATCCGGAAATAGTCGTCACCACGGATTGCCTGTGGGGCCAGCCCCGGCTCGATGGGCGCCGGCTGGCCGTGGGAGATATTGTCTGCCTGGTCGACAGGTACCAGAGCCTGTCCGAAACCTTAGCCGACTTTGAGCTTTCCTTGCAGCAGATCAAACAGGCGCTGCGCTACTGCCGCACCCTGCAGTGCGTGCAAGACTTGCCATTGCGGTTTTGTCACAACTGCACCTTGCGCGTCCGCCAGGATGATGTATCCGACGGGGAGGAAGAGGACAACTGGGTGCGGGCCGAGCGGTTGTACCAGCAATATTTTGCATGA
- a CDS encoding T9SS type A sorting domain-containing protein, whose translation MRNSLLSLGLACTLGLSAAHAQTPTWQWAAQTVNPTPTNESEARAREIVTDAAGNSYVGVGLQPRNGAASVRNFGSTTLSSTATSTSAAVAKLNAAGQWQWATLISVQNANDPTDNPAIFMGDIVVTPAGDIFIEGPVDDKATSIRIGTVTLNLTPNTQEERMFVARLNSSGQCIWITAVNGASSSGMVLNPVNGELVLAGSYSGGSVAFGSTTLPAPAVLDDDALFVARLSQAGQWTSALGVRTVGNGDVTGEDIAIGSQGQVAVSVGVQAGSVTLGSTTINASSIDKMVVAQLSPAGQWQWVAQSSGSSSSLDLADIEYDSNGNVWVMNDDNAGGQIGSLTLPANTIGFVGRISTTGQWNLAGAVTSSNGGRFAGGNNMAVDAQGNPVLIGSAEGQTGTAYAYSFGTRALSFTDRGAFVARFNTNGTWQYAIKGPTATSPNGNPQYTFNSLALDQAGNLLVSGNVFASTIPFGSSTVVGSYRDMFVAKLTNAGATLGVRQAAGTQPLALYPNPVAAGTAATLRLASPATSPQPVTLRNALGQTVRQTSIAAGRQEAAVATDGLAPGVYLLEAGLSRAQVVVQ comes from the coding sequence ATGCGCAACTCTTTACTCTCGCTGGGCCTTGCCTGCACCCTGGGCCTATCGGCCGCCCACGCCCAAACGCCTACCTGGCAGTGGGCCGCCCAAACTGTTAACCCCACCCCTACCAACGAAAGCGAAGCCCGGGCCCGGGAAATCGTGACCGACGCGGCCGGCAACAGCTACGTAGGTGTGGGCCTGCAGCCACGCAACGGCGCGGCCTCGGTGCGCAACTTTGGCAGCACCACCCTCAGCTCCACCGCGACCAGCACCAGCGCGGCCGTAGCCAAGCTGAACGCGGCCGGGCAGTGGCAGTGGGCTACGCTCATTTCCGTCCAGAACGCCAACGACCCCACCGACAACCCCGCCATATTCATGGGCGACATCGTGGTAACCCCCGCCGGCGACATCTTCATTGAAGGCCCGGTAGATGATAAGGCCACCTCCATTCGCATCGGCACCGTCACCCTCAACCTGACGCCGAATACGCAGGAGGAGCGCATGTTTGTGGCCCGCCTCAACAGCAGCGGTCAGTGCATCTGGATAACGGCCGTCAACGGAGCGAGCAGCTCGGGCATGGTCCTGAACCCGGTCAATGGGGAGCTGGTGTTAGCCGGCTCCTACAGCGGCGGCAGCGTTGCTTTTGGCAGCACCACGCTGCCCGCTCCCGCCGTTCTCGACGATGACGCCCTGTTCGTGGCTCGCCTCAGCCAGGCTGGCCAGTGGACCAGCGCGCTGGGCGTCCGCACCGTAGGCAACGGCGACGTGACCGGCGAAGATATTGCCATCGGCTCCCAGGGCCAGGTAGCGGTATCCGTAGGGGTGCAAGCCGGCTCGGTCACCCTGGGCAGCACCACCATCAATGCCAGCAGCATCGACAAAATGGTGGTGGCCCAGTTGAGCCCCGCCGGGCAGTGGCAGTGGGTGGCCCAGTCTTCCGGTTCATCGTCTTCCCTGGACCTGGCCGATATTGAGTACGATTCCAACGGCAACGTGTGGGTCATGAACGATGACAACGCCGGAGGGCAGATCGGCAGCCTTACGCTGCCGGCCAACACCATCGGGTTTGTAGGCCGCATTTCAACCACCGGACAGTGGAACTTGGCCGGCGCAGTCACCAGCTCGAACGGCGGCCGTTTTGCGGGCGGCAACAATATGGCAGTCGATGCCCAGGGCAACCCAGTGCTCATTGGCTCCGCCGAAGGTCAGACGGGAACGGCCTATGCCTATTCGTTTGGCACCCGGGCCTTGAGCTTCACGGATCGGGGTGCCTTCGTGGCCCGTTTCAATACCAACGGCACGTGGCAGTACGCCATCAAGGGGCCTACCGCTACCTCTCCAAACGGCAACCCCCAGTACACGTTCAACTCCCTGGCCCTCGACCAAGCCGGCAACCTGCTGGTTAGCGGCAACGTCTTCGCCAGCACCATTCCCTTCGGGTCGAGCACGGTAGTGGGCTCTTACCGTGACATGTTTGTGGCCAAGCTGACCAATGCCGGCGCTACGCTGGGCGTGCGGCAGGCCGCAGGCACCCAGCCCCTGGCCCTGTATCCTAACCCTGTAGCCGCGGGCACTGCCGCCACGCTGCGCCTGGCCTCACCCGCTACCAGCCCACAGCCTGTTACCCTGCGCAACGCGCTGGGCCAAACTGTGCGTCAGACCAGCATTGCAGCCGGTCGGCAGGAAGCAGCCGTTGCCACCGACGGCCTGGCTCCCGGCGTGTACCTACTGGAAGCCGGCCTGAGCCGGGCCCAGGTTGTGGTTCAATAG
- a CDS encoding pirin family protein, with amino-acid sequence METTFRRIFQIIDGNKKQVGDGFDVTSPMPGPRIRQLSPYLLLDHTGPMPVAPTDQPLGTPPHPHRGFETVTVVYEGALAHRDTAGHSGKLGAGDVQWMTAGAGLLHEERHEAEFARQGGTLELLQLWVNVPKRDKMAPPRYQNIRAEAIPSVPVGENQGQIRVIAGSYADVLGPAETFSPITLLDVQLTAGAQTELRLPAEFNVGIYVVRGRVRLHDNREATTKQLVVFGWDSPALQLTATEDTVLLVLAGEPIEEPLATYGPFVMNTNQELVQAIADFESGGMGTFPEDE; translated from the coding sequence ATGGAAACCACCTTTCGCAGAATATTCCAAATCATTGACGGCAACAAAAAGCAGGTCGGCGACGGCTTCGACGTGACCAGCCCCATGCCCGGGCCCCGCATCCGGCAGCTGAGCCCCTACCTGCTCCTCGACCACACCGGGCCTATGCCCGTGGCCCCCACCGACCAGCCCCTGGGCACCCCACCCCACCCGCACCGCGGCTTCGAAACCGTGACGGTGGTGTACGAAGGCGCCCTGGCTCACCGCGACACGGCCGGCCACAGCGGCAAGCTCGGCGCCGGCGACGTGCAGTGGATGACGGCCGGCGCGGGCCTGCTGCACGAGGAGCGCCACGAGGCGGAGTTTGCCCGGCAGGGCGGCACCCTGGAATTGCTGCAGCTCTGGGTAAACGTGCCCAAGCGCGACAAAATGGCCCCGCCCCGCTACCAGAACATCCGGGCCGAGGCTATTCCCAGCGTGCCCGTAGGCGAGAATCAGGGCCAGATCCGGGTTATTGCCGGCAGCTACGCCGACGTGCTGGGCCCGGCCGAAACCTTCTCCCCCATCACTCTGCTCGACGTGCAACTGACGGCCGGAGCCCAAACCGAGCTGCGCCTGCCGGCCGAGTTCAACGTGGGCATTTACGTGGTGCGGGGCCGCGTCCGGCTGCACGACAACCGGGAGGCCACGACCAAGCAGCTCGTCGTGTTCGGCTGGGACTCGCCGGCCCTGCAGCTCACGGCTACCGAAGATACGGTGCTGCTGGTGCTGGCCGGGGAGCCTATTGAGGAGCCGCTGGCCACCTACGGCCCCTTCGTCATGAACACCAACCAGGAGCTAGTGCAGGCCATTGCCGACTTCGAAAGCGGCGGCATGGGCACGTTTCCAGAAGACGAATAG